DNA sequence from the Candidatus Sulfuricurvum sp. RIFRC-1 genome:
TGTTTTTTAAAATAGGTTTGTTGAAACGTTTCGTTACCGTCCGCAAACTCTTTGAGACGTTGGATACTTAGGTCTGCAGCATTTTTGCTTAGTGGCACTGATCAATTCCTAAGTGTTTAATAATAGCGTCAAAAACTTTCCCGCCTTCACGATCGCAATCATCATGATATTCAATCGTGACCATTTTTTTTCCGCCGGTTACATCACCACTGTAAATATTTGGAGTGATAGGGCACAAAGGAGTACACACATTTATCGCTTCTTCGATCATTTTGTGTTCCTCTTCGGTAGAATAGGCTAACGAGAGCTTGCAATAGCGCTCTTCAGATTTATGATCGGCAAAAATGGAACACATTGGCATGTGGGTTCTCCTTGATTTTTGTAATAGTGAATTATACTTTGTTTAAATTAAAACCACTCTAGCAATTTGCTTACTTCATCGATTTCATAACATTTAACGGCTGTTTTTTCGATCGGTTTTTTCGGTATTAATGCTTTGGTAATTTGCTGAGAAGCCGCTTCTTTGAGTCGCTGATCGAGCTGATATACTTCTCGGATATCTCCGACGAGGGAGACTTCACCGATAAACACGGTCTCTTTGGAAATGGCACGGTTGCGAAAACTGCTGATGATGGCGGCAAGAATCGCCAAATCGGCAGAAGTTTCGGTGATTTTGATTCCACCTGTGATGTTGATAAATACATCGTAGCTATTCAGCGGTATTTCGAGTTTCCGTTCTAACAATGCCAGGAGCATATTGAGACGGTTGTTTTCAAATCCCGTCGCCTGACGTTTCGGATTCGGGGCATGGGTATCACTGACGAGTGCTTGCACTTCGAGCACTATCGGGCGAGTCCCCTCCATGATAACGGTGAGGGCGGAGCCGCTTTGCGATTTTGTACGGTTAAAAAAGCGCGAGGAGAGGTCTTTTGCCGAGACAAGTCCGTCGTGGCGCATCTCGAAGACGCCGATCTCACTCGTGGGACCGAAACGGTTTTTAAATCCGCGTAAGATACGCAGTTCATGAGAGCTATCTCCCTCGAAATAGAGGACGACATCGACCATGTGCTCCAAAACACGAGGCCCTGCGATGGAACCCTCTTTGGTGATATGTCCGATGATAAAGATGGCAATGCGGCGCTCTTTGGCAATCCGCATCAGATCAAAGGTAATTTGACGAACCTGTGTCACCGATCCGGGTGCTGAAGCGATGGTTTCGGAGTAGAGGGTTTGGATGGAGTCGATGATGATACACTCATACGCGCGTTCATGCAGTTCTGCGAGTACCTGCTCCAGTCGTATCTCGGCAAGAAGGTAGAGGTTGTCGACGTTCGCACCCAGACGGTTGGCGCGGAGTTTGATCTGTCCTTCGCTCTCTTCTCCTGATACATAGAGAACGTTGCGGCGCTGTTTCGCCAAATTTGAGCCGATTTTGAGAAGGAGGGTTGATTTCCCGACTCCAGGACTTCCGCCGATGAGCACCAGCGAACCGGGAACGACACCGCCACCGAGCACCATGTCGAGTTCGGCATCGTCACTGGTGAATCGTTCGGTATACTCCTCGAGTATTTGGGTGATCTCTTTGGCTTTTGCCCCGGCTGATGGTGAAGAGGTTGAGGTGAGTTTGATCACCTCTTGCTGTTGTTCACTCAGCTCGACAAAACTGTCCCATCCGCCGCAGTTGGTACATTTTCCCATCCATTTTGGGGTGGTGAACCCGCAGTTTTGACATTCGAAGAGGACATTTTTTTTCTTTGCCATTATTTGTTGGGTTCTTCCCCAAAAATTGCATCCAAAATCCCATCCACAAATTCGTATTTATCAAACGGAATTAAATGCTCAGGTTGTTCACCAACCCCGATATAGAGAATCGGGAGCGAGAGGGCATAGGCGATAGAGAATACCGATCCCCCTTTGGCCGTACCGTCGAGTTTGGTGATGATGATTCCATCTACTCCTACCATCTCATTAAACGCTTTGGCTTGCGCAATGGCGGAAGAGCCTTGTGTCCCGTCTAGGATGAGGATTTTACGGTGCGGTGAGCCTGCGTGGGCTTTGTCGCAGATACGGACAATTTTTTTCAACTCATTACCGAGGTTTGTCTGGGTATGGAGCCGTCCGGCAGTGTCGATGATTACCTGCTCAAATCCGCGTGCTTTGGCTGATTCGATCGTATCGTAGGCAACTGCGCTCGGGTCATGCCCTTGGCGCGATGATATGATCGGGACATCGAGTTTATCCGCCCATCTCGTGAGCTGCTCGATGGCGGCGGCGCGGAACGTATCACCCGCACCGAGGATTACCCGCTCACCGTTGTTTAAATGATGTTGAGCCAGTTTAGCAATTGTCGTTGTTTTGCCGGCACCGTTGACCCCGATGATAAGACTCACCGTCGGTTTGTCGGGATTATCGGCAAGGGTATTTTGGGCGAAACTGAGCGTCGCAAGAAGTTTGGAACGGAGTTGATCGCGGGTGATGTTCTCTTGATAAAGTTCACGAAGGATGATTTCGACAAGATCGTATTCGACATCGGCTTCGAGGAGGATATTCTCAAGATCGTCTTTGCTGATGGTCGCTTTTTTATCGGGGATAATGGCACTGATAGCTTCAACGGTTTTTTGAAGCCCTTTTTTAATAAAACTGAACATATTTATTTTCCTAATGCCGTAGCGATATCGTGATCGATGATCTCTTCTTGGGTGGCTCCGGCATAGTGGGTAACATACTCACCGTTTTTATACAAAACCATCAACGGAATCGGAAACTGTTGTCCTACCCCAATCGTTGAAGCAATGGCGCGGGCGAGCTCTTGGTTATCGGCTTTGTTGGAGATGAGGTATTCGCCCCCTTTGTATTTTTCACGGAAGGCATCAAGTTCAGCATTACTTTTATCCTCTTCGATGGTAACTCCCATGATAATCAGATCGTCTCCGTATTTTTTCTGTAAATTCCCCAGATGCATCACTTCGGCTTGGCAGGGAGGACACCACGTAGCGAAGATATCAAACAATACGACTTTGTCCTCTCCGGCATCAAGGGTAAAATTAGTCCCTTTTTTTTCAACGTTGTAACTTTTGCCTTGGGTGTCCATAAGGGCAAAATTAGCCGTTGAAACCATTGCCTCATCAGAAGATTCTTCGGAACAACCTTGAAAGAGGAGGGTTAATGAGAATAAAGGGATTAGGAGTGTTGAAAAACGCATACAAAACCTTTTTTTAGATAAAATAATGAAGATTATAACGAAGCAAAGGTAAAAAGTGTCCAAAAGTGATTTTAGAGCTCATTGTTTGAATCGGCTCAAGTCTCTCTCTCCCAGTACCAAAAAAGTTCGTGATGCAACCGTTAACAGCCAATTGCAACAGGTCTTAAAAGCTTTAGCGGGAAAACGGATATTGGTCTATTGGCCGATTGGTTTTGAAGCCGATATTCGTAAAACAATTCAATTATTGCGTCGTACAAAAGAAGTATATTTACCGTTTATGGATGGCGTCAGTTTCAAAATGGTACCATTTAGGCACCCGTTGGAATGTAAAGCTTTTGGGATTTATGAGCCACGGAATTCGTATAGAAAATATAATTTAATAGATGTAGCTATTGTCCCTGTAGTAGGGGTAGACGGGTCATTGCGCCGAGTAGGTTTCGGTAAGGGGATGTATGATCGATTTTTTCCGACCCTGAAAACGAAACCATTTACGATTTTTATTCAATCATGCGCGTGTCAAACGGCGCAAAATGTATGTGATGATTACGACGTGCAAGGAGACCTGCTCATTACCCCTTACGGGGCTCAGGGCATGAGGAAAACCAATGTTAAACAGCCTACTCGTAGGGGGCGCAGTTGCCCTCATCAGCGGGTTAGTCGGATTTTTAATTTCAAAAAAGATTACCGCCTCACATTTTGATCTTTATTTAGAACAAGCGAAAGCAAAATCGAAAGCGATTGAAAACGAAGCACAAATGATTTTAGAACGTGCTTCACTGCGATCGCGTGAGATCGAAAAAGAGGCACAAAAACATTACGATGAGACGTATGATCAGGTCAAAAAAGATCTCTCGATGCGTGAAGAAAAAATTGAACGCGTTGAGCGTGAATTTGAACTGCTTCGTCACAATGAAGAAGAGAAGATAGCGCACGAGCGATCGAATGTTGAAAATCGACGTCTCAATTTAGAACGTAATGAACGTGCTTTAGAGAAATTAAAAGAAGACTACCGCCAAAAAAGTGAACAAGTTAAGGTGATCGTTGAACAGCGTGCCGGATTATCGGTGCAGGAAGCAAAAACGATTCTTTTAGAGCAGGTGCGCGAAGATGCCCGTTTGGATTTAGCGCGACACATGCGTGAATTGGACGAACAATCCAAGGAACAGCTTAAGCGTAAAGCCAACTATATTTTGGCGCAAGCAACGTCTCGCTTTGCGGGAGAGTATGCGGCTGAACGGCTGATCAGTGTTATCCACCTCGATGATGACGAGCTCAAGGGGCGTATTATCGGAAAAGAGGGGCGCAATATTAAGGCGCTAGAGATGGTGAGCGGAGTCGATATTATCATCGATGAAACGCCGAACGCGATTATCGTGAGTTCATTTAATCTCTATCGTCGTGCGATTGCGGTAAAAACGATCGAACTGTTGGTTCAAGACGGTCGGATTCAGCCTGCACGTATCGAAGAGGTATACCAAAAAGTATGCGATGAATTTGATGAGGAAATGACCCGTGAAGGGGAAGAGATCATTTTTGAGATGGGGTTACAAGGTATCCATTCAGAGCTCACTAAACTGATCGGACGGCTCAAATACCGCTCCAGTTATGGGCAAAATGCATTGGCACATACCCTCGAAGTAGCTCATCTGGCCGGAATTATGGCATCTGAGATGGGAGGGGATGTGAAACTCGCCCGTCGTGCCGGATTACTACACGATATCGGTAAAACTCTGACTCAAGAAAATGGAGGGAATCATGTCGATATCGGCGTGGAACTCTGTCGACGTTACAACGAGGACCCGGTGGTGATCAACGCTATTTATGCTCATCACGGTCATGAAGAGATCAAAAGCATCGAGTGCGCCGCAGTGTGCGCCGCAGATACCCTCTCTGCCGCCCGTCCGGGTGCTCGTCGAGAAGTGCTGGAAAGTTTTTTACGCCGGGTAAGCGAAATCGAAGAGATTGCAACCCAAAAAGCAGGGGTTAAACAAGCCTATGCGATTAATGCAGGGCGTGAAGTTCGGGTTATCGTGAGTGCTCAAAGTGTCAATGATGATGAAACGGTATTGATTGCACGAGAGATTGCTGATGAGATTTCTCAAAAAGTGCAGTTTCCGGGTGAAATCAAAGTGAGCGTGATACGTGAAAGCCGTGCGGTAGAATACGCCCGATAATCGTATTTTTGTTAATTATTTTATAGATCAGTGTTATATTGTTGTGATATAAAAATGGTATTATTATCCTTTTAATGGCTAATAATCTCAAATGAAAGAATATTATATGAAAAAAGAAGAGACTCTTACCCATCTTCATAACGCGAAAAAGGCTCATATCTCATGGGTTCATCGCGCACATGCCCTTATCGAAGGGCTTCCGGTTGAAAAAGAACAGGTCCCGGTCAGCTGTACCGATTGTAAATTTGGACAATGGTTTTATGGCGAAGGACAAAGACTCAATCGGATTCCAAGTATGGATTGTCTCAAAGAGATTGAGGCGCTCCATTATGAACTTCACGATATCTATATGAAAATCTTTAAAATTTATTTCAGTGATGAAGACCGCTCTTTTTTCTCAAAATTTTTTGGGACACGAAAAAAAATCTCTCCGGAAAGTCAAGAAATAGCAAAAGAGCATTATAAAGAGCTAAAAACAATTTCTGAAAAGCTGATAACGGCAATCGAGCGTTTAGAGCGAAGATTGTTCGCTCTCCAAGAGAGTAATTTCGTTTAAAAACTTGCTAATTCTCAATCTTCTACTTCAGAATCATCGTACGGATCGAGATGGATAAGGGGGTAAACATTATTTTCGGGGAAAAGATTTTTAAGAGCCAGTTCAATCCGGTCTCCTACCATGTGAGCATCATAGAGCGATGTGCTGATACTAAAAACAACATGAACACTCAGATAAATATCGGATCCTGAACTGCGCGTACGGAGGTCATGATATCCGCTGATATCGAGCTGATTATTGAGTAATTTATTAATCTTAGTGACACTTTGAGGATCGAGTGCCGCATCGAGGAGCATGAGAACCCCTTCTTTGATGATCGGATAAGCCGAATAAATCATGTAGATACTGATTCCAATCCCCAATAGAGGATCGATAAAGGTGTAGTCGGTAAAGGTGATAACAATCAGTGAGA
Encoded proteins:
- the radA gene encoding DNA repair protein RadA, with the protein product MAKKKNVLFECQNCGFTTPKWMGKCTNCGGWDSFVELSEQQQEVIKLTSTSSPSAGAKAKEITQILEEYTERFTSDDAELDMVLGGGVVPGSLVLIGGSPGVGKSTLLLKIGSNLAKQRRNVLYVSGEESEGQIKLRANRLGANVDNLYLLAEIRLEQVLAELHERAYECIIIDSIQTLYSETIASAPGSVTQVRQITFDLMRIAKERRIAIFIIGHITKEGSIAGPRVLEHMVDVVLYFEGDSSHELRILRGFKNRFGPTSEIGVFEMRHDGLVSAKDLSSRFFNRTKSQSGSALTVIMEGTRPIVLEVQALVSDTHAPNPKRQATGFENNRLNMLLALLERKLEIPLNSYDVFINITGGIKITETSADLAILAAIISSFRNRAISKETVFIGEVSLVGDIREVYQLDQRLKEAASQQITKALIPKKPIEKTAVKCYEIDEVSKLLEWF
- the ftsY gene encoding signal recognition particle-docking protein FtsY, which translates into the protein MFSFIKKGLQKTVEAISAIIPDKKATISKDDLENILLEADVEYDLVEIILRELYQENITRDQLRSKLLATLSFAQNTLADNPDKPTVSLIIGVNGAGKTTTIAKLAQHHLNNGERVILGAGDTFRAAAIEQLTRWADKLDVPIISSRQGHDPSAVAYDTIESAKARGFEQVIIDTAGRLHTQTNLGNELKKIVRICDKAHAGSPHRKILILDGTQGSSAIAQAKAFNEMVGVDGIIITKLDGTAKGGSVFSIAYALSLPILYIGVGEQPEHLIPFDKYEFVDGILDAIFGEEPNK
- a CDS encoding TlpA disulfide reductase family protein; translated protein: MRFSTLLIPLFSLTLLFQGCSEESSDEAMVSTANFALMDTQGKSYNVEKKGTNFTLDAGEDKVVLFDIFATWCPPCQAEVMHLGNLQKKYGDDLIIMGVTIEEDKSNAELDAFREKYKGGEYLISNKADNQELARAIASTIGVGQQFPIPLMVLYKNGEYVTHYAGATQEEIIDHDIATALGK
- a CDS encoding 5-formyltetrahydrofolate cyclo-ligase, whose translation is MSKSDFRAHCLNRLKSLSPSTKKVRDATVNSQLQQVLKALAGKRILVYWPIGFEADIRKTIQLLRRTKEVYLPFMDGVSFKMVPFRHPLECKAFGIYEPRNSYRKYNLIDVAIVPVVGVDGSLRRVGFGKGMYDRFFPTLKTKPFTIFIQSCACQTAQNVCDDYDVQGDLLITPYGAQGMRKTNVKQPTRRGRSCPHQRVSRIFNFKKDYRLTF
- the rny gene encoding ribonuclease Y, coding for MLNSLLVGGAVALISGLVGFLISKKITASHFDLYLEQAKAKSKAIENEAQMILERASLRSREIEKEAQKHYDETYDQVKKDLSMREEKIERVEREFELLRHNEEEKIAHERSNVENRRLNLERNERALEKLKEDYRQKSEQVKVIVEQRAGLSVQEAKTILLEQVREDARLDLARHMRELDEQSKEQLKRKANYILAQATSRFAGEYAAERLISVIHLDDDELKGRIIGKEGRNIKALEMVSGVDIIIDETPNAIIVSSFNLYRRAIAVKTIELLVQDGRIQPARIEEVYQKVCDEFDEEMTREGEEIIFEMGLQGIHSELTKLIGRLKYRSSYGQNALAHTLEVAHLAGIMASEMGGDVKLARRAGLLHDIGKTLTQENGGNHVDIGVELCRRYNEDPVVINAIYAHHGHEEIKSIECAAVCAADTLSAARPGARREVLESFLRRVSEIEEIATQKAGVKQAYAINAGREVRVIVSAQSVNDDETVLIAREIADEISQKVQFPGEIKVSVIRESRAVEYAR
- a CDS encoding CZB domain-containing protein; translation: MKEYYMKKEETLTHLHNAKKAHISWVHRAHALIEGLPVEKEQVPVSCTDCKFGQWFYGEGQRLNRIPSMDCLKEIEALHYELHDIYMKIFKIYFSDEDRSFFSKFFGTRKKISPESQEIAKEHYKELKTISEKLITAIERLERRLFALQESNFV